In Deinococcota bacterium, one DNA window encodes the following:
- a CDS encoding DNA-binding protein, translated as MHNALKNLALRYLPLVAALAFLSAALAQTNQTAIGDLRALESFSLSGNVVAVMGNTFALEDETGVILIDAGPPWWQPLNLRLGEAVSVVGRPKNGGFEAFSVTREDGAVMDIRPSMGSPPWAGPPWGRQGPPAGAPSTPPSPPGRP; from the coding sequence ATGCACAACGCTTTGAAGAACCTGGCTTTGAGATACCTGCCCCTCGTCGCCGCGCTCGCCTTCTTGAGTGCCGCCCTGGCCCAAACGAACCAGACCGCCATCGGCGACCTGCGGGCGCTGGAGTCCTTCAGCCTCTCCGGCAACGTCGTCGCCGTCATGGGCAATACCTTCGCGCTCGAGGACGAGACCGGCGTCATCCTCATCGACGCCGGGCCGCCCTGGTGGCAGCCCTTGAACCTCCGCCTCGGCGAGGCGGTGAGCGTGGTCGGTCGGCCCAAGAACGGCGGCTTCGAGGCCTTTAGCGTCACCCGTGAGGACGGCGCGGTCATGGACATCCGTCCGAGCATGGGCTCGCCGCCCTGGGCCGGGCCGCCCTGGGGCAGACAGGGCCCCCCGGCCGGCGCCCCCTCCACACCACCCTCCCCTCCCGGCCGTCCCTGA